The Lepus europaeus isolate LE1 chromosome 6, mLepTim1.pri, whole genome shotgun sequence genome includes a window with the following:
- the LOC133762079 gene encoding LOW QUALITY PROTEIN: inaD-like protein (The sequence of the model RefSeq protein was modified relative to this genomic sequence to represent the inferred CDS: inserted 2 bases in 2 codons; substituted 1 base at 1 genomic stop codon), translating to MPENPATDKLQVLQVLDRLKMKLQEKGDTSQNEKLSMFCETLRSPLFNQILTLQQSIKQLKGQLSHLPSDCSANFDFSRKGLLVFTDSSIANGNVHRPSNNSTVSGLFPWTPKLGNEDFNSIIQQMAQGPQIEYIDIEWPSTGGLGFSVVALRSHNMTEVDIFVKEVQPGSIADRDQRLKENDQILAINHTPLDQNISHQQAIALLQQTTXSLRLVVARDPVQRKSSTSTSLSDTTLPETVCWGHIEDVELINDGSGLGFGIVGGKSSGVVVRTIVPGGLADRDGRLQRGDHILEIGGTNVXGMTSEQVAQVLRNCGNSVRMLVARDPVGEVSVTPPAPTALPVALPAVANTSPGSDNSPFETYNVELVKKDGQSLGIRIVGYVGTSHSGETAGIYVKSLIPGNAAYHNGHIQVNDKIVAVNGENIQGFDNQDVVEVLRNAGQVVHLTLARRKTSSSGYQLEPPSDRGNVVEPPKTPALFLTGALETEINLDDEDEETEEKTDNLKNDNMRALXKLERVTDSPENKLKSRWENLLGPDYEVMVVTLNTQIADDAELQKCSKL from the exons ATGCCTGAAAATCCTGCTACAGATAAACTGCAGGTCCTGCAGGTCCTTGATCGCCTGAAAATGAAATTGCAGGAGAAGGGTGACACGTCTCAGAATGAGAAGTTATCTATGTTTTGTGAGACACTAAGGAGCCCTCTCTTCAACCAGATCCTCACACTTCAGCAGTCCATCAAGCAACTGAAGGGACAACTCAGCCATTTACCCTCAGATTGTTCAGCCAACTTTGATTTTTCCAGGAAAGGCTTGTTGGTATTCACTGATAGCTCCATTGCTAATGGGAATGTCCATAGGCCCTCTAATAATTCAACTGTTTCTGGGTTATTTCCTTGGACTCCAAAGTTGGGGAATGAAGACTTCAACTCTATCATTCAACAGATGGCTCAGGGTCCGCAGATTGAATATATTGATATAGAATGGCCTTCAACAGGAGGCCTTGGATTCAGTGTGGTGGCCCTTAGAAGTCACAATATGACAGAAGTGGACATCTTTGTGAAGGAAGTACAGCCAGGGAGTATAGCAGACAGGGATCAAAGATTAAAGGAAAATGATCAAATATTGGCCATTAATCACACACCGCTGGATCAGAACATTTCCCACCAGCAAGCAATTGCATTATTACAACAAACCA GATCTTTGAGGTTGGTTGTGGCCAGGGACCCAGTCCAAAGAAAAAGCAGTACTTCTACAAGCTTATCTGACACAACTCTGCCTGAAACAGTTTGTTGGGGACACATTGAAGATGTTGAACTCATTAATGATGGCTCTGGATTAGGTTTTGGAATAGTTGGAGGAAAATCAAGTGGCGTGGTTGTGAGGACTATAGTTCCTGGAGGATTAGCAGATCGAGATGGAAGACTCCAGAGAGGGGATCATATCTTGGAGATTGGTGGCACAAACG CAGGAATGACCAGTGAGCAGGTTGCACAAGTGCTAAGAAACTGTGGGAATTCAGTCAGGATGCTTGTGGCAAGAGACCCAGTTGGTGAAGTTTCAGTGACCCCTCCTGCCCCTACAGCCTTACCTGTTGCTCTGCCTGCTGTAGCCAACACGAGCCCTGGTTCTGACAATTCTCCTTTTGAAACATACAATGTTGAACTTGTTAAGAAAGATGGACAGAGTCTTGGGATTAGAATTGTTGGCTATGTTGGAACATCTCATTCAGGGGAAACTGCAGGTATCTATGTGAAAAGTTTAATACCTGGCAATGCTGCCTACCACAATGGCCACATTCAAGTGAATGACAAGATAGTTGCTGTTAATGGGGAGAATATTCAGGGTTTTGACAACCAGGATGTTGTTGAAGTGTTACGAAATGCAGGGCAGGTGGTACACCTAACCCTAGCTCGAAGGAAGACATCCTCATCTGGTTATCAGCTTGAACCTCCTTCAGACAGAGGAAATGTTGTAGAACCACCAAAAACACCAGCTCTCTTTCTAACTGGAGCACTGGAAACAGAAATTAATTTGGACGAtgaagatgaggaaactgaagaaaaaacaGATAATCTAAAAAATGACAATATGCGAGCTTTATAAAAATTGGAAAGAGTCACGGACTCTCCAGAAAATAAGCTGAAATCTAGATGGGAAAACCTCCTAGGCCCTGATTATGAAGTAATGGTTGTGACATTGAATACACAGATTGCAGATGATGCTGAGTTACAAAAGTGTTCCAAGCTTTGA